Part of the Nitrosophilus alvini genome, ACAGACAGTTCTGCACATGCAAACTCTATTGGCGGACAGTTAGGATATAAAACAGGAAAATGGAATGGAGTAAGTGCGGCAATTACAATGATGACTACAAATCCTTTCTGGCTGCCCGGTAAAGTCGATACGTCCATTATAGGCAGAGACAACGGACTTACAGGAGGTAATCCTGAAAAAGGGTTTGCTGTTGTGGGTGAGGCCTATTTGGATTACAGTAAAAATGACTGGTCTTTATCATACGGAAGAAAAGTGATAAAAACTCCGCTTATAAACGCAAAAGAGGTAAGGATGCTACCCAGTGCCGTAGAGGGTGCATTTGCAAATATGAAACTAGAATACGGTACAAAAATAGAAGCTGCATATCTTCAAAGATTCAAGCAAAGAACATCTGACAACTTTATGAATATTGTAAAACATGCACTAGGTGATCTGACAAAAGATATAACAGGATCTGATACTGGAAATGTAGCAATGCTCGGTGCCATATATTCGAAAAAAAATTATACTTTAAAAATATATGATTACTACTCTAAAGATTTTATAAACTCCGTATATCTTCAAAGTGATTTTAAAAACTCTCTTTCAAACGGTATCTCCTATAAGGCATCTTTCCAGTATATAGGTCAAAGAAGTATAGGAAATGCAGATGATAATCTGGCGATTGCCGGTTCTGTAACCGGAGGCAAAGATATAAATACAGATGCTTTCGGTGCAAAAGTTGCTTTGACACAAGAAGAAAGTACACTAAGCCTGGCTTACACAAAAGTACTTAAAGATGAAAATTCTCACGACTCGCTTGTTTTACCGTGGGACGGAACGCCTCTTTTTACAAATATGATTACGGCAAACAATCTTTTTCAGTCAAATTACGGTAAAGCGCTTAAGAGTGACAGTGCTTATATAGGAGGTACTCAGGGTGTAAGAGTTGGATATACGCAAGGATTTGATTTTACCGGAGTCAAAGGTTTTAAGACTACTATAGCATACGCAC contains:
- a CDS encoding OprD family outer membrane porin translates to MKRLSIVALLLLGSTGFAADSLDSWFKEGKGYGNIKYYYIETNKDYLDGTDSSAHANSIGGQLGYKTGKWNGVSAAITMMTTNPFWLPGKVDTSIIGRDNGLTGGNPEKGFAVVGEAYLDYSKNDWSLSYGRKVIKTPLINAKEVRMLPSAVEGAFANMKLEYGTKIEAAYLQRFKQRTSDNFMNIVKHALGDLTKDITGSDTGNVAMLGAIYSKKNYTLKIYDYYSKDFINSVYLQSDFKNSLSNGISYKASFQYIGQRSIGNADDNLAIAGSVTGGKDINTDAFGAKVALTQEESTLSLAYTKVLKDENSHDSLVLPWDGTPLFTNMITANNLFQSNYGKALKSDSAYIGGTQGVRVGYTQGFDFTGVKGFKTTIAYALFTNGRFPESQRDINAVISYSKNNYSIALKGIWVDNPTSAAADGTVSQIDSMAQYRVIANYKF